The following proteins are co-located in the Nocardia bhagyanarayanae genome:
- a CDS encoding RHS repeat-associated core domain-containing protein, translating into MPQQYTYDALSNITNSRLPETSSTTPNLSTATADADSTDSTTDNRREYRNNLLIRDGRTRYHYDEAGRLIRKETTRLSRKPDIWHYRYNAFDQLTDVYTPDRQWWHYTYDAFGRRTTKQHLTGEGAVLERTDYAWDDTQLIERSAPQGVMRWSYQPNTYTPITQTTDQAAIDREFFAVITDLVGTPTELIDPYSTHTAGSAHIDLWGRTTWSGRTSTPLRFPGQLHDAETGLHYNLYRTYDPASGRYICGDPLGLEPAPNPHSYTHNPLIWLDPLGLAPESCRQPTYGNGGHIDNISPEDARRIQNAANARGVTIHVVGSRATGSAGPFSDWDYVIEGINSRMRSRIQSSLPQGAVELGHGRRIDIFRRNLVEGMPYVSFHPN; encoded by the coding sequence CCACACCCAACCTGAGCACCGCCACCGCTGACGCCGACAGCACCGACTCCACCACCGACAACCGTCGCGAATACCGCAACAACCTCCTCATCCGAGACGGCCGCACCCGCTACCACTACGACGAGGCCGGTCGCCTCATCCGCAAGGAAACCACCCGCCTATCCCGCAAACCCGACATCTGGCACTACCGCTACAACGCCTTCGACCAGCTAACCGATGTCTATACGCCGGACCGGCAGTGGTGGCACTACACCTACGACGCCTTCGGTCGGCGTACCACCAAACAACACCTCACCGGCGAGGGCGCCGTCCTCGAGCGCACTGATTACGCGTGGGACGACACTCAGCTCATAGAACGAAGCGCCCCCCAGGGCGTGATGCGCTGGAGTTACCAGCCCAACACCTATACACCCATCACCCAAACCACCGACCAAGCCGCCATCGACCGCGAATTCTTCGCCGTTATAACAGATCTCGTCGGCACCCCAACCGAACTCATCGACCCTTACTCCACGCATACCGCTGGATCTGCCCACATAGATCTGTGGGGTAGAACAACTTGGAGCGGTCGGACAAGCACCCCCCTGCGATTCCCTGGCCAACTTCATGACGCCGAGACCGGTCTTCACTACAACCTTTACCGGACCTACGATCCAGCTAGTGGGCGGTATATTTGCGGTGACCCACTCGGACTGGAACCGGCACCGAATCCACACTCGTATACGCACAATCCGCTCATCTGGCTCGATCCACTGGGACTTGCACCGGAATCCTGCCGGCAGCCCACATACGGAAATGGCGGGCACATTGACAATATTTCGCCGGAAGACGCCCGAAGAATTCAAAACGCAGCTAACGCCCGCGGAGTGACGATTCACGTGGTCGGAAGTCGAGCAACAGGCTCTGCCGGGCCATTTTCAGATTGGGACTATGTTATCGAGGGAATCAACTCCAGGATGCGCAGTCGAATACAAAGTTCCTTACCGCAGGGTGCGGTGGAACTGGGTCATGGGAGACGAATCGACATCTTCCGGCGGAATTTGGTGGAAGGCATGCCCTATGTGTCGTTCCACCCGAACTGA
- a CDS encoding DUF6959 family protein gives MKFDAEIIGTEGDYSLVAWEGRRFPGLLVQGDSLSILLDTLEESISELREGNVDDGMFALEAALAAVRSMIGSYERLMAYSGHPLPYAPRGNG, from the coding sequence ATGAAATTCGATGCTGAGATAATCGGTACCGAAGGTGACTATTCACTCGTAGCGTGGGAAGGTAGGAGGTTTCCTGGACTGCTCGTGCAGGGTGACAGTTTGAGCATTCTTCTCGATACTCTCGAAGAGTCGATCTCTGAATTGCGGGAAGGTAATGTCGACGATGGAATGTTCGCTTTGGAGGCGGCGCTCGCCGCTGTTCGTTCGATGATTGGGTCTTACGAAAGGCTGATGGCGTATTCCGGACACCCGCTGCCATATGCGCCGAGAGGCAACGGCTAG